A genomic stretch from Candidatus Acidiferrales bacterium includes:
- a CDS encoding glucose-1-phosphate thymidylyltransferase, giving the protein MKFKALIASGGRGTRLRPITHTQNKHLIPIANKPILHYAIEAALSAGITEIGIVTNADSSEVPRAIGDGSKWGARITYIPQEAPLGLAHVVKISRDFIGTDNFIFYLGDNMVVGGVKRYLEEFEKSKANCFLTLAKVKDPERFGVPQIKNRMIVRVEEKPKRPKSSYAVAGIYIYDRHIFDAVNKIKPSARGELEISDAHQYLIDHGYKVGYAEITGWWKDTGKPADLLEANRLVLENSEPSIEAGVEVDSHSDIAGRVILQKGCKISGSKIRGPVIIGENAVIENSYIGPFTSVGARSQVKNSEVEYSIVLKECKILDAGMRIEGSLLGNGVEIVRADGKPRVQRFMIGDQSRVEVP; this is encoded by the coding sequence GTGAAATTCAAAGCATTGATCGCAAGTGGAGGAAGAGGAACGCGGCTTCGACCGATAACTCACACACAGAATAAACACCTCATTCCAATTGCGAACAAACCGATACTGCATTACGCCATAGAAGCGGCGTTGTCGGCAGGAATAACCGAGATCGGGATCGTCACGAATGCGGACAGCAGCGAGGTCCCTCGTGCCATCGGCGATGGTTCGAAATGGGGAGCCAGGATAACCTACATTCCCCAGGAAGCACCTCTTGGACTTGCTCACGTCGTGAAAATCTCTCGAGACTTCATCGGTACCGACAATTTCATTTTCTATCTCGGCGACAACATGGTGGTGGGCGGAGTGAAGCGATACCTTGAAGAATTTGAGAAGAGCAAGGCGAATTGCTTTCTCACCCTTGCGAAAGTCAAAGACCCAGAAAGGTTCGGAGTTCCGCAGATAAAAAATAGAATGATCGTGAGAGTCGAAGAGAAGCCGAAGCGTCCGAAGAGCAGTTATGCCGTGGCAGGAATTTATATTTATGATCGGCACATTTTCGATGCCGTGAATAAAATAAAGCCGAGTGCGCGCGGGGAATTAGAAATATCGGATGCACATCAATATTTAATCGACCATGGTTACAAGGTCGGGTACGCTGAGATAACAGGATGGTGGAAGGACACGGGTAAGCCGGCCGATCTCCTCGAAGCCAACAGACTTGTACTTGAGAACAGCGAGCCGTCTATCGAAGCGGGCGTAGAAGTAGACTCACACAGCGACATCGCCGGAAGAGTGATTTTGCAGAAAGGATGCAAGATTTCAGGGAGCAAAATTCGAGGACCTGTAATCATTGGCGAAAATGCCGTTATTGAAAATAGTTATATCGGTCCTTTTACCTCTGTAGGAGCGCGCTCCCAGGTAAAGAACAGCGAAGTGGAGTATAGCATAGTTCTGAAGGAGTGCAAGATTTTGGATGCCGGCATGCGCATCGAGGGGAGTCTTCTCGGAAACGGTGTGGAGATCGTCAGGGCTGACGGCAAACCGCGCGTGCAGCGCTTCATGATCGGTGATCAGAGCAGGGTGGAAGTACCGTGA
- a CDS encoding DUF2520 domain-containing protein, protein MIRPLRPFSLVGPGRVGSSLAMALEGKGWECRHILPKDRSESQRRKLSSVFPAADIVERASSLADDFEILFIAVQDDEIENVVDGLLAVNNISWKSKVVLHTSGVKSVGLLQPLRGRGASVGALHPIAAFANRYQPRSASEIYYDFFGDKKAQSVARRIAGLLNSKLIILKNERQRMLLHIASAIASNSTVVAIRSAEELVSGFIHPRDAKALMTALLSSTVSNLSENEGMKSLTGPLARADIEVISDHIKALESKKTLLQFYKSWSLLGIDSLLRDGHDRKSRLKKIKDILSR, encoded by the coding sequence ATGATAAGACCGCTACGTCCTTTTTCCTTGGTCGGACCAGGAAGGGTGGGGTCCAGTTTGGCAATGGCGCTTGAGGGAAAGGGGTGGGAATGCAGGCACATTCTCCCAAAAGACAGGAGTGAATCGCAACGCAGGAAATTAAGCTCAGTATTTCCTGCTGCAGACATCGTAGAACGTGCATCGTCTCTGGCCGACGATTTTGAAATTCTGTTTATAGCCGTACAGGACGATGAGATCGAGAATGTGGTTGACGGACTCTTGGCTGTAAATAATATCTCCTGGAAATCAAAAGTTGTGCTCCACACGAGCGGTGTCAAAAGCGTTGGGCTCCTTCAGCCGCTCAGGGGCCGTGGTGCATCGGTCGGCGCGCTTCACCCGATTGCGGCATTTGCAAATCGGTATCAACCGCGGTCGGCAAGTGAAATCTATTATGATTTTTTCGGTGATAAGAAAGCTCAATCAGTTGCACGACGGATTGCAGGGTTGTTAAACTCAAAGTTAATCATACTAAAGAACGAAAGACAAAGAATGCTGCTCCATATTGCTAGTGCGATTGCTTCCAACTCGACCGTCGTTGCCATTAGGAGCGCGGAAGAACTCGTATCCGGTTTTATCCATCCCCGGGACGCGAAGGCGTTGATGACAGCGCTGCTGTCATCAACGGTCAGTAATTTATCCGAAAACGAAGGGATGAAGTCTCTGACAGGTCCGTTGGCGCGGGCGGATATCGAAGTGATCTCGGATCACATAAAGGCGCTTGAAAGCAAGAAAACGCTGTTGCAGTTTTATAAGTCATGGTCGCTGCTCGGAATTGACTCGCTTCTTAGAGACGGGCATGACAGGAAATCTCGCTTGAAAAAAATAAAAGATATTTTGTCCCGGTAG